From the genome of Streptomyces spinoverrucosus:
GACGACTTCACCACGCAGATAGATGAAGGCATGCGACGACCTGATGGCGTAACACGCGATGATCATGCCCTCGATGAGGCTGTGCGGGTTCGCGAAGAGGAGCGGGATGTCCTTACAGGTTCCGGGCTCCGATTCGTCGGCGTTGACAACTAGATAGTGCGGTTTTCCATCCCCCTGGGGAATGAACTGCCATTTCATTCCCGTCGGGAATCCGGCCCCGCCGCGGCCACGCAGCCCGGAGTCCTTCACGTAGGCGATCAGGTCGTCGGGCGACATGGCGAGCGCCTTGCGGAGTCCCTCGTACCCCTCGTGCCTTCGGTAGACGTCCAGCGTCCAGGACCCGTCCTCGTCCCAGAAGGACGACAGCACAGGTGCGAGCAGCTTCTCGGGGCTCGGGTCCTTCAGCTCGGGTGCCAACGTCATCACTCCCCCTCCTCGGCGGTAGGCCCTGCCGGGTGGGCTGGGTCGGATGCCGATGTCTTCTGCGGCGCGTCGTGCGAGCTGAGGTGCTCCGCCGGTGACGGCTCGTGGACGGCGCCGTCCTGCGGCTCGTCGTCCGGGCCGCCCTCCCGTGGGTGGACCACGCGCGCGGGTGCGGTCTCTCCCCTGGCCAGGCGGAGACCCACCAGCGACGCCGGTCCCGCGCTGCCCGTGGCCTCGACGGCCCCGGCACGCCCGTCGGGGAAGCCCGCCAGGATCCGGGCGGTCTCCTTGAACGTGCACAGCGGCGCCCCACGGGTCGGCTCGACCCGCGCGCCCGCGCGCAGGTCGTCCACCAGACGCTTCGCGCTCTGAACGGTCTGGTTGTCGAAGAACTCCCAGTTGACCATCACGACCGGCGCGAAGTCGCAGGCCGCGTTGCACTCGATGTGCTCCAGGGTGACCTTGCCGTCGTCGGTGGTCTCGCCGTTGCCGACGCCGAGGTGCTCCTGAAGCGCCTC
Proteins encoded in this window:
- the nuoE gene encoding NADH-quinone oxidoreductase subunit NuoE, with product MTTSSSERGVSLGMPDLPAPDYPDDVRARLERDAREIIARYPDSRSALLPLLHLVQSEEGHVTRTGMRFCAEMLDLTTAEVTAVATFYTMYRRKPSGDYQVGVCTNTLCAVMGGDAIFEALQEHLGVGNGETTDDGKVTLEHIECNAACDFAPVVMVNWEFFDNQTVQSAKRLVDDLRAGARVEPTRGAPLCTFKETARILAGFPDGRAGAVEATGSAGPASLVGLRLARGETAPARVVHPREGGPDDEPQDGAVHEPSPAEHLSSHDAPQKTSASDPAHPAGPTAEEGE